One genomic region from Halococcus agarilyticus encodes:
- a CDS encoding pyridoxal phosphate-dependent aminotransferase gives MSEFAARVERVEPSATLAISNLAGELEADGVDVVDLSVGEPDFPTPENIVEAGKDAMDAGHTGYTSSNGIPELKEAIADKLADDGLDYATDEIIVTPGGKQALFETFQTLIDDGDEVCLLDPAWVSYEAMVKLAGGSLSRVDLTPYDLQLEPALDDLAAAVSDDTELLVVNSPSNPTGAVYSDAALEGVRDLAVEHDITTISDEIYKEITYGVEPTSLGTLEGMADRTVTINGFSKAYSMTGWRLGYLAAPEALVGQAAKLHSHSVSCATNFVQHAGVEALENTDRAVAQMTEAFEERRDLLADLLADHGIEVSKSEGAFYMMVPVDEDDQRWCEDALEGPNVATTPGSAFGTPGYARFSYANSQERLREAVDRLADEGLF, from the coding sequence ATGAGCGAGTTCGCCGCCCGTGTCGAACGCGTCGAACCGAGCGCGACGCTCGCGATCAGCAATCTTGCGGGGGAGCTCGAAGCCGACGGCGTCGACGTCGTCGACCTCAGTGTGGGCGAGCCCGACTTCCCGACACCCGAGAACATCGTCGAGGCCGGCAAGGACGCGATGGACGCCGGCCACACCGGGTACACTTCCTCCAACGGAATTCCCGAACTCAAGGAGGCGATCGCCGACAAGCTCGCTGACGACGGACTCGACTACGCTACCGACGAGATCATCGTCACGCCGGGCGGCAAGCAGGCGCTCTTCGAGACGTTCCAGACGCTGATCGACGACGGCGATGAAGTCTGTCTGCTCGATCCGGCGTGGGTCTCCTACGAGGCGATGGTGAAACTCGCCGGCGGATCGCTCTCGCGGGTCGATCTCACGCCGTACGACCTCCAGCTCGAACCCGCGCTCGACGATCTCGCCGCGGCGGTTTCGGACGACACCGAACTCCTCGTGGTGAACTCGCCGTCGAACCCGACCGGAGCCGTCTACTCCGACGCGGCGCTCGAAGGCGTTCGCGATCTCGCGGTCGAGCACGACATCACTACTATCTCCGACGAGATCTACAAGGAGATCACCTACGGCGTCGAACCGACGAGCCTCGGCACTCTGGAGGGGATGGCCGATCGAACGGTCACGATCAACGGGTTCTCGAAGGCGTACTCGATGACGGGCTGGCGGCTCGGCTATCTGGCTGCGCCCGAAGCGCTCGTCGGCCAGGCCGCGAAACTCCACTCCCACTCGGTCTCGTGTGCGACGAACTTCGTTCAGCACGCGGGCGTCGAGGCGCTCGAAAACACCGACCGGGCGGTCGCACAGATGACCGAGGCGTTCGAGGAGCGCCGTGACCTGCTGGCTGATCTACTGGCCGACCACGGCATCGAGGTCTCGAAGTCGGAAGGGGCGTTCTACATGATGGTTCCCGTGGATGAGGACGACCAACGGTGGTGTGAGGACGCACTCGAAGGCCCGAACGTGGCGACGACGCCCGGCAGCGCGTTCGGCACGCCAGGCTACGCCCGCTTCTCGTACGCCAACAGCCAGGAACGGCTGCGCGAGGCGGTCGACCGGCTGGCCGACGAAGGGCTCTTCTAA
- a CDS encoding NADH-quinone oxidoreductase subunit A has product MNPWIAIGALAVVGIAVPLTMIVASSLLRPSVPEQGKSAVYESGEVPTGSTRIRFNIQYYMVALLFVIFDIETVLIFPWTVIYRDAVSSAGLVPALVPMLVFIGVLVVGLAWAWRNGAVQWIRNERSSGTRTR; this is encoded by the coding sequence ATGAATCCGTGGATAGCTATCGGCGCGCTGGCGGTGGTCGGGATCGCCGTCCCGCTGACGATGATCGTCGCATCGAGCCTGCTGCGACCCAGCGTGCCCGAGCAGGGGAAATCCGCCGTGTACGAGTCGGGCGAGGTCCCGACGGGCAGCACCCGCATCCGGTTCAACATCCAGTACTACATGGTCGCGCTGCTGTTCGTGATCTTCGACATCGAGACCGTCCTGATCTTCCCGTGGACGGTCATCTACCGCGACGCCGTGTCGAGTGCGGGACTCGTCCCGGCGCTCGTCCCGATGCTGGTGTTCATCGGCGTGCTCGTCGTCGGCCTCGCGTGGGCGTGGCGTAACGGCGCGGTACAGTGGATTCGGAACGAACGGTCGAGCGGCACCCGGACACGATAA
- the purE gene encoding 5-(carboxyamino)imidazole ribonucleotide mutase, whose protein sequence is MTETPETTATTETTAATEIADLVASLGREADRDRPDETTPDVGIVMGSDSDLDTMYGAYEALFDLGFAEVTDVDDPPENRFTFESYVVSAHRTPGLMYTYAETARERGLDVIIAGAGGKSADLPNMVASIAYPIPTIGVPVQEKSVDSVIGMPTGAPIVAVDAGKSFNAGLSAIQMLAREHDELEDRLIDYHEDLTADVARVSRDLHDRGVEAFREDE, encoded by the coding sequence ATGACTGAGACACCGGAGACGACCGCCACGACCGAGACGACTGCCGCCACCGAAATCGCCGACCTCGTGGCTTCGCTCGGACGCGAGGCCGACCGCGATCGCCCTGACGAAACCACTCCCGACGTGGGGATCGTGATGGGGTCGGACTCGGACCTCGACACGATGTACGGCGCGTACGAGGCGCTCTTCGATCTCGGCTTCGCCGAAGTCACGGATGTCGACGATCCGCCCGAAAATCGATTCACGTTCGAGAGCTACGTGGTTTCGGCCCACCGAACGCCAGGGCTGATGTACACCTACGCTGAGACCGCCCGCGAGCGCGGACTCGACGTGATCATCGCGGGTGCGGGCGGAAAGTCCGCAGATCTCCCGAACATGGTCGCCTCGATCGCGTACCCGATTCCGACGATCGGCGTCCCGGTCCAAGAGAAGTCGGTCGACTCGGTCATCGGGATGCCGACGGGCGCGCCGATCGTCGCGGTCGACGCGGGCAAGTCGTTCAACGCGGGGCTGTCGGCGATCCAGATGCTCGCGCGCGAGCACGACGAACTGGAAGACCGACTGATCGATTACCACGAGGATCTCACGGCCGACGTCGCGCGCGTTTCGCGTGACCTCCACGACCGGGGTGTCGAGGCGTTTCGGGAGGACGAGTGA
- a CDS encoding formate/nitrite transporter family protein produces MSRRDTNGSTAAQGLAEPVSEDDHTRGPDDAAVTLVQYGDFECPNCATVHPIIEQLLDRLDDDLKYVYRHFPLTEVRPNAKQAAEAAEVAAAQDAFWPMYDRLYEHQDALAAEDLEAHADALDLDTERFARELDENDHEDRVRADFESGIESGVNSAPTFFIDGERYEGRYSFDALLDALVDAGDLSNVSRATPDGGGASRDDLRETLDQSERGAPAAGSAVRDRFSADEIFQRVVATADEEFSQNKRLLFLSGLAAGFAMSLSFVGVAALTALLGGDGSASAAGYLLYPLGFLFVVLGSYQLFTENTLTPVTLVLTRIASIPALLRIWGVVFAANILGVAASAYVLANTGVLSPEAAAAASEIGHHFFELSWADIFWKGVFAGVLIAGMVWLIHAARDTAARVLVVFALAYAVGAAELAHCIVGSAETLYVVFNGEESLWAFLTHFLAPATLGNTVGGVVFVALLNYSQTRDRRIQNRDCRVLELGWSEWLFGNHIGRPITPSFPESEDDSAEAD; encoded by the coding sequence CGCCGAGCCGGTGTCCGAGGACGACCACACGCGGGGCCCGGACGACGCCGCCGTCACGCTCGTCCAGTACGGCGACTTCGAGTGCCCGAACTGTGCGACCGTCCACCCGATCATCGAACAGCTGCTGGACCGTCTCGACGATGATCTCAAATACGTCTATCGCCACTTCCCGCTGACCGAGGTGCGACCCAACGCGAAACAGGCCGCCGAAGCCGCGGAGGTCGCCGCTGCACAGGACGCGTTCTGGCCGATGTACGATCGTCTGTACGAGCATCAGGACGCGCTCGCCGCCGAGGACCTCGAAGCGCACGCCGACGCGCTCGACCTCGACACCGAGCGCTTCGCCCGGGAACTCGACGAGAACGACCACGAAGATCGGGTCCGTGCGGACTTCGAGAGCGGGATCGAGAGCGGCGTCAACAGCGCGCCGACGTTTTTCATCGACGGCGAGCGCTACGAGGGCCGATACAGCTTCGACGCGCTGCTCGATGCGCTCGTCGACGCCGGCGATCTCTCGAACGTCTCGCGCGCGACACCTGACGGCGGCGGGGCCTCTCGGGACGACCTGCGCGAGACGCTCGATCAGTCCGAACGGGGCGCGCCGGCGGCCGGCTCCGCGGTCCGGGATCGGTTCTCGGCCGACGAAATCTTCCAGCGGGTGGTGGCGACCGCCGACGAGGAGTTCAGCCAGAACAAGCGGCTGCTGTTTCTGAGCGGGCTCGCGGCCGGGTTCGCGATGAGTCTCTCCTTCGTGGGCGTGGCCGCGCTGACCGCGCTGCTCGGCGGTGACGGCTCGGCGTCGGCGGCGGGCTATCTCCTCTACCCGTTGGGGTTCCTGTTCGTCGTACTCGGGAGCTACCAGCTGTTCACCGAGAACACGCTCACGCCCGTGACCCTCGTCCTCACGCGGATCGCCTCGATCCCCGCACTCCTCCGGATCTGGGGCGTGGTGTTCGCGGCGAACATTCTGGGGGTGGCGGCGAGCGCGTACGTGCTCGCCAACACGGGCGTGCTCTCACCGGAGGCAGCGGCGGCCGCCAGCGAGATCGGCCACCACTTCTTCGAGCTGTCGTGGGCCGATATCTTCTGGAAAGGGGTGTTCGCGGGCGTGCTGATCGCCGGGATGGTGTGGCTGATCCACGCTGCCCGCGACACCGCGGCCCGGGTGCTGGTCGTCTTCGCGCTCGCCTACGCCGTGGGGGCCGCGGAGCTCGCCCACTGCATCGTCGGGTCGGCCGAAACTCTGTACGTCGTGTTCAACGGCGAGGAGTCGCTGTGGGCGTTCCTCACGCACTTCCTCGCGCCTGCGACGCTCGGCAACACCGTCGGCGGCGTCGTGTTCGTCGCCCTCTTGAACTACAGCCAGACCCGCGACCGCCGGATCCAGAACCGGGACTGTCGCGTGCTCGAACTCGGGTGGTCGGAGTGGCTCTTTGGAAATCACATCGGTCGGCCGATCACGCCCTCGTTTCCCGAGAGCGAGGACGACAGTGCTGAAGCCGACTGA
- the ribH gene encoding 6,7-dimethyl-8-ribityllumazine synthase, with protein MHSLGLVVAQFYGDLATEMEEYAHEAAAERGAEIADTVPVPGAYDAPLAADRLARRESIAAVAVLGAIVSGDTDHDQVIARSAAKGLTDVSLDRDKPVTFGVVGPGMSSAEARERADKGAEAVETAVDMVEALA; from the coding sequence ATGCACAGTCTCGGACTGGTCGTCGCCCAGTTCTACGGCGACCTCGCGACGGAGATGGAGGAGTACGCCCACGAGGCCGCGGCCGAGCGCGGGGCCGAGATCGCCGATACGGTCCCGGTGCCCGGCGCGTACGACGCGCCGCTCGCGGCCGACCGACTCGCGCGCCGGGAGTCGATCGCGGCGGTCGCGGTGCTCGGCGCGATCGTCTCGGGCGACACCGACCACGATCAGGTGATCGCCCGGTCGGCGGCGAAGGGCCTGACCGACGTGAGCCTCGATCGCGACAAACCCGTGACCTTCGGCGTGGTCGGTCCTGGCATGAGCAGCGCCGAGGCACGCGAGCGCGCCGACAAGGGTGCCGAAGCCGTCGAGACCGCCGTCGACATGGTGGAGGCACTCGCATGA
- a CDS encoding 5-(carboxyamino)imidazole ribonucleotide synthase — protein sequence MQPTAPGPTLGVVGGGQLGRMLGEAAAPLGVEVVVSDPTPDPPAAPVVRDALHGDFDDPDAVAALAERADVLTYEIELADPDLLERVSEEFDTPVHPAPGTLRTIQDKLVQKRRLEEAGVPVPPFRAVESVADLHDALDELGYPAMLKARRGGYDGRGNVPIESPGGVETAFEAIEGEAMVEAFVPFERELSVIGVRGADDRRTFTPGENVHEEEILRETIVPARVSDAVRERAKAVARDVLDLMDGRGVFGIELFEADGEISVNEIAPRPHNSGHWTIEGALTSQFEQHVRAVLGWPLGATDRRGRTVMTNLLGDVDEPRPAELAGVDRVLAEPGASLHWYGKHEARPLRKLGHVTLADGTDTDTNDLLARARELRDGCTFDS from the coding sequence ATGCAACCGACTGCGCCAGGCCCGACGCTGGGGGTGGTCGGCGGCGGCCAGCTCGGCCGGATGCTCGGCGAGGCCGCCGCGCCGCTCGGGGTCGAGGTCGTCGTGAGCGATCCGACCCCCGACCCGCCGGCCGCACCCGTCGTCCGCGACGCGCTCCACGGCGACTTCGACGACCCCGACGCCGTCGCCGCGCTCGCAGAGCGCGCCGACGTCCTGACCTACGAGATCGAACTCGCCGATCCAGACCTGCTCGAACGGGTGAGCGAGGAGTTCGACACGCCCGTGCATCCCGCCCCCGGCACGCTCCGAACGATCCAGGACAAACTCGTCCAGAAGCGCCGCTTGGAGGAAGCTGGCGTTCCCGTCCCGCCGTTCCGTGCGGTCGAGTCGGTCGCCGACCTCCACGACGCGCTCGACGAGCTCGGCTATCCCGCGATGTTGAAAGCCCGTCGTGGCGGGTACGACGGCCGCGGGAACGTCCCGATCGAGTCGCCGGGCGGCGTCGAGACCGCCTTCGAGGCGATCGAGGGTGAAGCGATGGTCGAGGCGTTCGTGCCGTTCGAGCGCGAACTCTCGGTCATCGGCGTCCGCGGTGCGGACGACAGACGGACGTTCACGCCCGGCGAGAACGTCCACGAGGAGGAGATTCTCCGCGAGACGATCGTCCCGGCGCGCGTTTCGGATGCCGTCCGCGAGCGTGCGAAAGCAGTCGCGCGGGACGTTCTCGACCTGATGGACGGTCGGGGCGTGTTCGGGATCGAACTGTTCGAAGCGGATGGTGAAATCTCGGTCAACGAGATCGCCCCACGGCCGCACAACTCCGGGCACTGGACCATCGAGGGCGCGCTGACCTCCCAGTTCGAACAGCACGTCCGCGCGGTCCTCGGCTGGCCGCTCGGCGCGACCGATCGCCGCGGACGGACGGTGATGACCAATCTCCTCGGCGACGTGGACGAGCCACGACCCGCCGAACTCGCTGGCGTCGATCGAGTGCTCGCCGAACCAGGCGCGAGCCTCCACTGGTACGGCAAACACGAGGCGCGCCCGCTCCGGAAACTCGGGCATGTCACGCTCGCTGATGGGACGGATACCGACACGAACGACTTGCTCGCACGCGCCCGCGAACTCCGCGACGGCTGTACCTTCGATTCATGA
- a CDS encoding NADH-quinone oxidoreductase subunit B encodes MSSDSQLTNAEADAQTTQESRMGEGTDNRFNSKLREAFGSSPFVLTKFDSFMNWVRSSSMFMLQFGIACCSIEMMHTYAVKHDLDRFGAGVPRASPRQADVIIVPGTIVSKFGPRMKRVYDQMPEPKFVVSMGSCTISGGPFQQGYNVVKGAEEIIPVDIHVPGCPPRPEALVYGVAKLQERIGEGETAPVTVKPYELEEFGDLERDELVTKLADDIDEDTLVMRYNWNDSP; translated from the coding sequence ATGAGCAGCGATAGCCAACTCACGAACGCAGAGGCGGACGCACAGACCACCCAGGAGTCCCGGATGGGCGAGGGCACCGACAACCGGTTCAACTCCAAGCTCCGGGAGGCGTTCGGCTCCTCGCCGTTCGTCCTCACGAAGTTCGATTCGTTCATGAACTGGGTCCGGAGCTCCTCGATGTTCATGCTCCAGTTCGGGATCGCGTGCTGTTCGATCGAGATGATGCACACCTACGCGGTGAAACACGATCTCGACCGCTTCGGCGCGGGCGTGCCGCGTGCTTCGCCGCGCCAGGCAGACGTCATCATCGTCCCCGGCACCATCGTCTCGAAGTTCGGCCCGCGGATGAAGCGGGTGTACGACCAGATGCCCGAGCCGAAGTTCGTCGTCTCGATGGGGTCGTGTACCATCTCGGGTGGGCCGTTCCAGCAGGGGTACAACGTCGTGAAGGGAGCCGAGGAGATCATCCCGGTCGACATCCACGTGCCCGGCTGTCCGCCGCGACCCGAGGCCCTGGTTTACGGCGTCGCCAAGCTCCAGGAGCGGATCGGTGAGGGCGAGACCGCCCCGGTGACCGTGAAACCCTACGAACTCGAAGAGTTCGGCGACCTCGAACGTGACGAGCTCGTGACGAAACTCGCCGACGACATCGACGAGGACACGCTCGTGATGCGGTACAACTGGAACGATTCGCCATGA
- a CDS encoding NADH-quinone oxidoreductase subunit D has protein sequence MSLERPSDRTQTVGVTDDGLDYDALADLLGDTVIGRETHRNAEAFVVRPDEVQDALFALRDEAGFDHCSNVTAEEYEDRFESIYHLKKYEDPTQEVSVVVPTPRENPVSQSAEPVYRTADWHEREAYDLVGIEYDDHPDLRRILLPETWQGHPMGLDYNQDKPQVVTLESHANPIADDHSEDGSDTMFLNIGPHHPATHGVLHVETVLSGEQVAHVDPDIGYLHRCEEQMAQNGKYRHEIMPYPDRWDYVSAGILNEWAYARTAEDLADLDVPEYAQVIRTMSAELCRIAAHMLALGTFALDVYGEFTATFMYAFRDREVVENILEDLTGQRLMFNYMRLGGVAWDLPEPREEFFEKTRDFLDGLPEKLDEYHDLITSNEIFQLRCVDTGVLDAETAKQYGATGPVARASGVDYDLRRDDPYGYYPELDWDVVTAEEGDNYARVLCRMQEVEQSARIIEQCVDLLEDWPEDDREIQSNVPRTLRPDEDAEIYRAVEGAKGELGIYIRSDGTDKPARFKIRSPCFSNLQTLPELAEGEYIPDLIASLASLDIVLGEVDR, from the coding sequence ATGAGTCTGGAACGACCCAGCGATCGAACCCAAACTGTGGGCGTCACCGACGACGGCCTCGACTACGACGCGCTCGCCGATCTGCTCGGCGACACCGTGATCGGTCGGGAGACCCACCGCAACGCCGAGGCGTTCGTCGTCAGGCCTGACGAGGTCCAGGACGCGCTGTTCGCGCTGCGCGACGAGGCGGGGTTCGATCACTGTTCGAACGTCACCGCCGAGGAGTACGAGGACCGCTTCGAGTCGATCTACCACCTGAAGAAGTACGAGGATCCCACCCAGGAGGTCTCGGTCGTCGTGCCGACCCCCCGGGAGAACCCGGTGAGCCAGAGCGCGGAGCCAGTGTATCGAACAGCGGACTGGCACGAGCGCGAGGCCTACGACCTCGTGGGGATCGAGTACGACGACCACCCCGACCTCCGACGGATCCTGTTGCCCGAGACGTGGCAGGGCCACCCGATGGGGCTGGATTACAATCAGGACAAGCCTCAGGTCGTCACGCTCGAATCCCACGCCAACCCGATCGCCGACGACCACAGCGAGGACGGCTCGGACACGATGTTCCTCAACATCGGGCCGCACCACCCCGCGACCCACGGCGTGCTCCACGTCGAGACGGTGTTGAGCGGCGAGCAGGTCGCCCACGTCGATCCCGACATCGGCTACCTCCACCGCTGTGAGGAGCAGATGGCCCAGAACGGGAAGTACCGCCACGAGATCATGCCCTACCCCGATCGGTGGGACTACGTCTCGGCGGGCATCCTGAACGAGTGGGCGTACGCCCGGACCGCCGAGGACCTCGCGGATCTCGACGTGCCCGAGTACGCCCAGGTCATTCGGACCATGTCGGCGGAGCTCTGCCGGATCGCGGCGCACATGCTCGCGCTCGGCACCTTTGCGCTCGACGTCTACGGCGAGTTCACCGCAACCTTCATGTACGCGTTCCGGGACCGCGAAGTCGTCGAGAACATCCTCGAGGACCTCACGGGCCAGCGGCTGATGTTCAACTACATGCGGCTCGGTGGGGTGGCGTGGGACCTGCCCGAACCGCGCGAGGAGTTCTTCGAGAAGACCCGGGACTTCCTCGACGGGCTCCCCGAGAAGCTCGACGAGTATCACGACCTGATCACCTCGAACGAGATCTTCCAGCTTCGGTGTGTCGACACGGGCGTGCTCGACGCCGAGACGGCCAAACAGTACGGGGCGACGGGGCCAGTCGCCCGCGCCTCGGGGGTCGACTACGACCTCCGGCGCGACGATCCCTACGGCTACTACCCAGAGCTCGACTGGGACGTCGTGACCGCCGAGGAGGGCGACAACTACGCCCGCGTGCTCTGTCGAATGCAGGAGGTCGAGCAGTCCGCACGGATCATCGAGCAGTGTGTCGACCTGCTCGAGGACTGGCCCGAGGACGACCGCGAGATCCAATCGAACGTTCCCCGGACGCTTCGGCCGGACGAGGACGCGGAGATCTACCGGGCAGTCGAGGGCGCGAAGGGCGAGCTCGGCATCTACATCCGCTCGGATGGGACCGACAAGCCCGCCCGGTTCAAGATCCGAAGCCCGTGCTTTTCGAACCTCCAAACGCTACCCGAACTCGCGGAGGGCGAGTACATCCCCGACCTGATCGCGTCGCTCGCGAGCCTCGACATCGTGCTCGGCGAGGTCGATAGATGA
- a CDS encoding flippase activity-associated protein Agl23, with translation MEATGGDASRGRVTLAVVAVVALGLVARLAFLGDRIAHWDEARVGYWILNYAETGTFEYRPIIHGPFLHQVNAPLFDLLGPNDVTMRLVVALLGAALPLVALLFRDRLRNTETVALAVFLAVDPVLLYYSRFMRSDLPLAVFSLFALAFFVRAIDTHRARWFHAGVLTLALAFTTKENVVITLVTWLGALVLLADHRLFLNRGFGRPWRTALRRRVVWVRRTLRTWTPHLLVGAVEFLAVVVFFYAPRGTDDPGFDTFLADPTALPAVVGEATLGSWDAFYSLWVAGSHQDHAYLPYLGDYLATLARGSGALVVLAVVGFLVDRYTGDRPRDLVAFCFYWGAVSVLGYPLVTDIMAPWSTIHAIVPLAVAAAVGVGSLFDLGRAALVADSRAGVAVVAAVLLVVVGQIAVVAAEDVYLDPQSDDNELVQYAQPADDFDPAIRDMAAVSATNEGTDVLVYGEFLVAERPGAREPGCTKWFNLLPIPWYTEIHDVNVSCARNASAFERKVAGSPPPVVIGLTTDREFLAARLDGYEARSYVVRTRDTGKTNTTFFIDPSRLPANATAGSEGNP, from the coding sequence ATGGAGGCGACAGGCGGCGACGCGTCCCGCGGTCGGGTCACACTCGCCGTCGTCGCCGTCGTCGCGCTTGGCTTGGTCGCGCGGCTCGCCTTCCTCGGCGACCGGATCGCCCACTGGGACGAGGCCCGAGTCGGGTACTGGATCCTGAACTACGCCGAGACGGGCACGTTCGAGTACCGCCCGATCATCCACGGCCCGTTCCTCCACCAGGTGAACGCGCCTCTCTTCGACCTCCTCGGCCCGAACGACGTCACGATGCGGCTCGTCGTCGCCCTCCTCGGAGCCGCGCTCCCGCTCGTCGCACTGCTCTTCCGCGACCGACTCCGAAACACCGAAACGGTCGCACTCGCCGTCTTCCTCGCCGTCGACCCGGTGTTGCTCTACTACTCGCGGTTCATGCGGAGCGATCTCCCGCTCGCGGTCTTCTCGCTGTTCGCTCTCGCCTTTTTCGTTCGGGCGATCGACACCCACCGCGCGCGCTGGTTCCACGCAGGTGTCCTCACGCTCGCGCTCGCGTTCACCACCAAGGAGAACGTCGTGATCACTCTGGTGACGTGGCTCGGCGCACTCGTCCTCCTCGCGGATCACCGACTGTTCCTGAATCGTGGGTTCGGCCGGCCGTGGCGGACGGCGCTCCGACGGCGCGTCGTGTGGGTTCGCCGGACGCTTCGGACGTGGACGCCACATCTCCTCGTCGGCGCGGTCGAGTTCCTCGCGGTCGTGGTCTTCTTTTACGCGCCACGAGGCACCGACGACCCGGGGTTCGACACATTTCTCGCCGACCCCACGGCGCTCCCGGCGGTGGTGGGGGAGGCGACCCTCGGCTCGTGGGACGCCTTCTATTCGCTGTGGGTGGCCGGGAGCCATCAGGACCACGCGTACCTCCCCTATCTCGGCGACTACCTCGCGACCCTCGCGCGCGGGTCCGGCGCGCTGGTGGTGCTCGCGGTCGTCGGCTTCCTCGTCGACCGCTACACCGGCGACCGTCCGCGCGACCTCGTCGCCTTTTGTTTCTACTGGGGTGCGGTCAGCGTGCTCGGCTACCCGCTCGTCACCGACATCATGGCTCCGTGGTCGACGATCCACGCGATCGTCCCGCTCGCGGTGGCGGCGGCGGTCGGGGTCGGCTCGCTCTTCGACCTGGGCCGCGCGGCGCTCGTCGCCGACAGTCGAGCCGGGGTCGCCGTGGTGGCGGCCGTCCTCCTCGTGGTCGTCGGACAGATCGCGGTCGTCGCGGCCGAGGACGTCTACCTCGACCCCCAGTCCGACGACAACGAGCTCGTCCAGTACGCCCAGCCCGCGGACGATTTCGACCCAGCCATCCGCGACATGGCCGCGGTGAGCGCGACCAACGAGGGAACCGACGTGCTGGTGTACGGCGAGTTCCTCGTCGCCGAGCGGCCGGGCGCGAGGGAGCCGGGCTGCACGAAGTGGTTCAACCTCCTTCCGATCCCGTGGTACACCGAGATCCACGACGTGAACGTCTCGTGTGCGCGGAACGCCTCGGCGTTCGAGCGGAAGGTCGCGGGGAGCCCGCCTCCCGTGGTGATCGGGCTGACCACCGACCGCGAGTTCCTCGCGGCACGCCTCGACGGCTACGAGGCGCGGAGCTACGTGGTGCGGACGCGGGACACCGGGAAGACGAACACGACCTTCTTCATCGATCCGAGCCGGCTCCCCGCGAACGCCACCGCCGGGAGCGAAGGGAATCCTTAA